The following are encoded together in the Oscillatoria sp. FACHB-1407 genome:
- a CDS encoding hybrid sensor histidine kinase/response regulator has product MSAISSILIVDDELENFDVLETMLLTENYQLHYAANGIQALSFLETHQPDLILLDVMMPEMDGIEACRQIKSHQIWKHIPIVMVTALNSKEDSIKCLDAGATDFLSKPVHSAELRARVRSMLRIKQQHDDLQKLLQLREDMVSIVVHDLRNPLSSILLAIDLLRLSQLLPEKCQDKINIIDISAHQLQLQIDSLLLMAKIESGKLSLNFTEVDLCALCSSVLNSFETLAEQKRLTLIGNFPEPGSSINIDANIFRRMLDNLVSNAIKFSSPNGKIILQADYSGSDGVTIQITDEGYGINEATKNIIFNKYEIGTQIKGVEQTGLGLAFVKMAVEAHGGKITVENNQPKGTIFTLHLPA; this is encoded by the coding sequence ATGAGTGCAATTTCATCCATTCTAATTGTCGATGACGAACTTGAAAATTTTGACGTGTTAGAAACCATGTTGCTAACTGAGAATTATCAGCTTCACTATGCAGCAAATGGTATTCAAGCGTTATCTTTTTTAGAAACTCATCAGCCAGACCTCATTCTGCTAGATGTGATGATGCCAGAAATGGATGGAATCGAAGCCTGCCGTCAGATCAAATCACATCAGATCTGGAAGCATATTCCGATTGTTATGGTAACCGCTCTCAATTCAAAAGAAGATTCAATTAAATGTTTAGACGCAGGCGCAACAGATTTTTTGAGTAAACCAGTTCATAGTGCTGAGTTACGTGCCAGAGTCCGATCCATGTTGAGGATTAAGCAACAGCATGATGATTTACAGAAATTATTACAGTTAAGGGAAGACATGGTAAGCATTGTGGTTCATGATTTGAGGAACCCTTTATCCAGCATTCTCTTGGCGATTGATCTCCTACGACTATCCCAACTTCTACCAGAGAAATGCCAAGATAAAATTAATATCATTGATATTTCTGCGCATCAACTACAGCTACAAATTGATAGTTTACTTTTGATGGCAAAGATTGAATCTGGTAAGCTTTCACTAAATTTTACAGAGGTTGACCTTTGTGCGCTCTGCTCCTCTGTGTTGAATAGTTTTGAGACGCTCGCAGAACAAAAGCGTTTAACTTTGATAGGAAATTTTCCTGAGCCTGGGAGCAGTATTAATATAGATGCAAATATATTTCGACGAATGCTGGATAATCTAGTATCCAATGCAATTAAATTCTCCTCTCCCAATGGCAAAATTATTCTACAAGCTGATTATTCCGGATCTGATGGTGTAACTATCCAGATAACTGACGAAGGATATGGAATCAATGAGGCAACCAAAAACATCATTTTTAATAAGTATGAAATTGGTACACAGATTAAAGGTGTAGAGCAAACGGGATTGGGGTTAGCATTTGTCAAAATGGCGGTCGAGGCACATGGAGGGAAAATCACTGTAGAAAACAATCAGCCTAAAGGAACTATTTTTACATTACACTTACCTGCTTGA
- a CDS encoding PAS domain S-box protein yields MPIVQVLIIENDLTEQLAIKQQVEQQLQNCRCELISSTTNLTIDDIVLTFNVIIFNIDNVDEVFLKFLSKLEANFIPAIALSQLGREDTLLTFLQQGTTHYLIQDANRNYLKLLPITLQKALQFAWSNKQFDSITDYKPFAQDSIHHTTADDIHVDAQQDEIERIQSYLSFGISNSQKAEEKQKRQQLLLNHQRQILELMASDAPLSQILNLLVTTIEEQANGLLGSVLLLRGNRLWYGAAPNLPDSFSQVLMSGIEIGSQAGSCGTAAYRREPVVVTDIATDPLWDGARDLALQHNLHACWSTPIFSRSGDVLGTFAFYHQSPYVPNADDWELVNLAVHLAALAIECKQVERSLYQSEERFRITFEQAAVGICHASPDGHLLQFNQTFCDILGYSSQELQSLTFQEITYPDDLPENLQQLHQLLRGHLTTYSLEKRYIRKDRTIIWLNLTVSLTQNTDSDAPYLIGVIEDITNRKQSEQLLEESESRFRSIFEQAAVGMCYSSLGGQFLRVNQRFCDIVGYLPEELLACTFREITHPNDLDQDLKYVHQLLAGELKTYTLEKRYFHRDGSIIWVNLTVSLMRNVGGDPKHFIGVIEDITRRKQAELQRQEAIDALHQLNQELEIRVEERTSELQQMNYQLQQAIAERQKLVSLVENSTDFIALATPSGHVTYLNPAGRQMVGLDESTDITNFVIPDFHFSEDWEEFQRTVLQTLANGDSWQGEIRLRHFQTQASVPVAHSAFPIKHPHTGGVLAIAGIARDITERKKIEEQLRDLSNRLSLAVKSAGVGIWDWDIVNNQVFWDDRMYELYGLQRSDFANAYEAWLHAIHPEDRVDAETISLQARQGKREYNSEFRVIHPDGSIHFIQAYAFIQRNEFGEPLRMVGINFDITDRKQAEARTRESEAALLEAQRVAHIGNWEFDVNTQTIRWSEELYRMFGLDPSQPVPIYSDYLLKIHPSDRQTLIDCVNQAIAHGTSYCVDYRAILPDGSIRYHEGRGEVIQDAHGRVVKLFGTALDISDRKQVEIELKRSRELRDAIFNKSADALFLVDPITELIFDCNERAVEMFEMNSKKDLLNINGNTLQRQPFSDEELAIIIAEVTETGFWSREIEYITRKGRTFWANIAGTTVLVAGEPIRLVRLTDIDDRKQIELLLQQQLEKEQLLVSILKRIRDSLDLNTILNVTVEEVRQTIQADRILVYRLNEDGSGQVVAESTIAPWQPLLNLSFSAEVLPSDCFERYLQGAIYRIEDCNQANLADCAREFMVNLQIRAKLVIPIVQQEDKRVWGLLIAHECSHPRHWEGWEIALMQQLAGQLAIAIRQADLYQQLHIELEERQRAEDNLQKTNEKLYITNLELARATRLKDEFLANVSHELRTPLNAILGMSEMLQEPVLGELNTQQRKAISTVEESGRHLLDLINDILDLAKIEAGKLELNIESHSVQSLCNATVNLVKQLAHSKRIQISYTIAPDLNYIHVDDRRIKQVLINLLSNAIKFTPEEGRVTLDVWSQSDTSTSHPQHFLCFSVTDTGIGIASADLPKLFQSFVQIDSNFNRQYNGTGLGLALVKRIVELHHGRVKVESTVDQGSKFTIILPYQPSAEATHQAPLKIATIEPFLQSSSSNKRDFKAKSLVLLAEDNQANIETFSNYLMSCGYQIVVATDGLEAVSLSVSEKPNLILMDIQIPKLDGLEAIRQIRSHSDLNNTPIIALTALAMPGDRERCIAVGANDYLTKPVRLRYLASRISELLQK; encoded by the coding sequence ATGCCCATCGTTCAAGTTCTCATTATCGAGAATGATTTAACTGAGCAATTAGCGATCAAACAGCAGGTTGAGCAGCAATTACAAAATTGTCGTTGTGAACTTATCAGTTCAACAACCAATCTTACAATAGACGATATTGTTTTAACTTTCAATGTCATTATCTTTAATATAGATAATGTTGATGAAGTTTTTTTAAAGTTTTTATCAAAGCTAGAGGCAAATTTTATTCCTGCTATTGCTTTATCACAATTAGGCAGGGAGGACACCCTCTTAACATTTTTACAGCAGGGAACGACGCACTATCTCATTCAAGATGCTAATCGTAACTATTTGAAGCTACTGCCTATAACACTTCAAAAGGCATTGCAATTCGCCTGGAGCAACAAGCAATTTGATTCAATAACAGATTATAAACCTTTTGCGCAAGATAGTATTCATCATACAACTGCCGATGATATTCATGTTGATGCTCAGCAAGATGAAATTGAAAGAATTCAGTCTTATTTAAGTTTTGGTATCAGTAATTCTCAGAAAGCTGAGGAGAAACAAAAGCGTCAGCAATTGCTGCTAAACCATCAACGGCAAATTCTAGAACTGATGGCTTCAGATGCGCCACTATCTCAAATTCTCAATTTGTTAGTCACTACCATTGAAGAACAAGCAAATGGACTGCTGGGTTCTGTCTTACTTCTAAGAGGAAACCGCTTATGGTATGGTGCTGCTCCCAATCTACCAGATAGTTTTAGCCAGGTTTTGATGAGTGGTATTGAAATCGGTTCACAAGCTGGCTCATGTGGAACGGCTGCTTACCGGAGAGAACCAGTTGTCGTCACAGATATTGCCACTGATCCTCTATGGGATGGTGCGCGCGATTTAGCATTGCAGCATAACTTGCATGCCTGCTGGTCTACGCCAATCTTCTCGCGATCGGGAGACGTACTAGGTACTTTTGCGTTTTATCACCAATCGCCGTATGTTCCGAATGCAGATGATTGGGAACTGGTCAATCTTGCCGTTCACCTTGCAGCTTTGGCGATTGAATGTAAGCAAGTAGAACGTTCTCTTTATCAAAGCGAAGAACGATTTCGCATCACGTTTGAACAAGCAGCTGTTGGTATTTGCCATGCTTCCCCTGATGGGCATTTACTTCAGTTTAACCAGACATTTTGTGATATTCTTGGTTATTCTTCTCAAGAATTACAGTCGCTTACCTTTCAAGAGATTACTTATCCAGATGATCTACCTGAGAACTTACAGCAACTTCATCAGCTTCTCAGAGGTCATCTAACAACGTATTCACTAGAAAAGCGATATATTCGCAAAGACCGAACAATTATTTGGTTGAATTTAACTGTTTCTCTAACCCAAAATACCGATAGTGATGCACCCTATCTCATTGGCGTAATTGAAGATATTACCAATCGCAAACAATCTGAGCAGTTACTAGAAGAAAGTGAGAGCCGATTCCGTAGTATTTTTGAACAAGCAGCCGTTGGAATGTGCTATTCCAGCCTGGGAGGACAGTTTTTACGAGTTAATCAACGTTTTTGTGACATTGTTGGATATCTTCCTGAAGAACTATTAGCTTGCACCTTTCGAGAAATTACTCATCCAAATGATTTGGATCAAGATCTGAAATACGTTCATCAGTTATTAGCAGGGGAGTTGAAAACCTATACTTTAGAAAAGCGTTATTTCCATAGAGATGGATCTATCATTTGGGTCAATTTAACTGTATCGCTGATGCGGAATGTTGGAGGAGACCCCAAGCATTTTATTGGAGTCATCGAAGATATTACCCGGCGTAAACAGGCAGAGCTACAACGACAAGAAGCGATCGATGCTTTGCATCAATTGAACCAGGAGTTAGAAATCAGAGTAGAGGAGCGAACTTCTGAGTTACAGCAGATGAATTATCAGCTACAACAAGCGATCGCAGAACGGCAAAAACTCGTTTCTCTAGTTGAAAACAGCACAGATTTTATTGCCCTAGCAACTCCATCAGGACACGTCACTTATCTAAATCCAGCAGGGCGACAGATGGTTGGGCTAGATGAATCCACTGATATTACCAATTTTGTGATACCTGACTTTCACTTCTCAGAAGACTGGGAAGAATTTCAACGAACAGTGTTGCAAACCTTAGCAAACGGAGACTCTTGGCAAGGCGAAATAAGATTACGCCATTTTCAAACCCAAGCATCGGTTCCAGTTGCTCACAGTGCATTTCCCATCAAGCATCCTCATACTGGAGGAGTTCTAGCTATTGCGGGTATTGCACGAGACATCACCGAACGCAAAAAAATTGAAGAGCAACTACGAGATCTTTCTAATCGATTGAGTTTAGCCGTTAAGTCAGCAGGTGTTGGAATTTGGGATTGGGACATTGTTAACAATCAAGTGTTTTGGGATGATCGAATGTATGAACTTTACGGTCTACAGCGGTCAGATTTTGCTAATGCTTATGAAGCTTGGCTTCATGCCATTCACCCAGAAGATCGGGTTGACGCTGAAACCATTTCTTTGCAAGCCCGTCAAGGCAAAAGAGAATATAATTCTGAATTTCGGGTGATTCATCCCGATGGTTCAATTCATTTTATTCAAGCTTATGCCTTCATCCAGCGTAATGAATTTGGTGAACCTTTGCGGATGGTTGGCATTAACTTTGACATTACCGATCGCAAACAAGCAGAAGCCCGAACTCGTGAAAGTGAAGCAGCGTTATTAGAAGCTCAGCGAGTTGCTCATATTGGCAATTGGGAGTTTGATGTCAATACTCAAACAATTCGATGGTCAGAAGAACTTTATCGCATGTTTGGGCTAGATCCCTCTCAGCCTGTTCCTATTTATTCAGATTATTTGCTCAAGATTCACCCAAGCGATCGGCAAACTTTAATTGACTGTGTTAATCAAGCAATTGCTCATGGCACTTCTTACTGCGTCGATTATCGTGCCATCCTCCCAGACGGTTCAATTCGCTATCACGAAGGCCGAGGAGAAGTAATTCAAGATGCTCATGGGCGAGTCGTGAAATTGTTTGGGACAGCATTAGATATTAGCGATCGCAAACAAGTTGAGATTGAACTTAAGCGAAGTCGTGAACTGCGAGATGCTATTTTTAATAAATCAGCAGATGCTCTTTTTCTTGTTGATCCAATAACTGAACTCATTTTTGATTGTAATGAACGTGCTGTAGAAATGTTTGAAATGAACAGCAAAAAAGATTTGCTAAACATTAACGGTAACACGTTACAACGACAGCCTTTTAGTGACGAAGAACTTGCCATCATTATTGCTGAGGTAACGGAAACTGGATTTTGGAGTCGAGAAATTGAATATATTACCAGGAAAGGCAGAACATTTTGGGCGAATATTGCAGGCACAACCGTTTTAGTTGCGGGTGAGCCAATTCGGCTAGTTCGATTAACAGATATTGACGACCGCAAGCAAATTGAATTGTTACTTCAGCAACAATTAGAAAAAGAACAGTTACTCGTCTCAATCTTAAAGCGAATTCGTGATTCACTTGATCTCAATACAATTCTAAACGTTACAGTAGAAGAAGTCCGCCAAACGATTCAAGCCGATCGGATTCTTGTTTATCGTCTAAATGAGGATGGCTCTGGTCAAGTAGTTGCAGAATCGACCATAGCTCCCTGGCAACCACTGTTAAATCTGTCATTTTCTGCTGAAGTCTTACCCAGTGACTGCTTTGAACGTTATCTTCAAGGCGCAATTTATCGGATTGAAGATTGTAATCAAGCAAACCTTGCAGACTGTGCCCGTGAATTTATGGTCAATCTCCAAATTCGCGCTAAATTAGTCATCCCCATCGTGCAGCAAGAGGATAAACGAGTTTGGGGATTACTGATCGCCCATGAATGTTCTCACCCTCGCCACTGGGAGGGTTGGGAGATTGCCCTCATGCAACAGTTAGCAGGTCAACTTGCGATCGCTATTCGACAAGCTGATCTTTACCAGCAATTGCATATTGAGCTAGAGGAGAGGCAACGGGCAGAAGATAATTTACAAAAAACCAACGAAAAACTTTACATTACTAATTTAGAACTAGCACGTGCAACACGGCTAAAGGACGAATTTTTAGCCAATGTGAGTCATGAGTTAAGAACTCCGCTGAATGCAATTTTAGGGATGTCAGAAATGTTGCAAGAACCTGTTTTAGGAGAATTAAATACTCAGCAACGAAAAGCAATTTCTACTGTTGAGGAGAGTGGTAGACATTTACTCGATCTGATTAATGACATTCTTGACTTAGCAAAGATCGAAGCAGGCAAATTAGAACTGAATATTGAGTCTCATTCGGTGCAAAGCCTGTGCAATGCTACTGTCAACTTAGTCAAACAACTGGCACATAGCAAAAGAATTCAAATTAGCTACACAATTGCTCCTGATCTGAATTACATCCATGTAGACGATCGCCGTATCAAGCAGGTTCTTATTAATCTACTTAGCAATGCAATCAAATTTACACCAGAGGAAGGAAGAGTCACATTAGATGTGTGGAGCCAAAGTGATACTTCCACTTCTCATCCTCAACACTTTCTCTGCTTTTCTGTGACAGATACAGGCATTGGAATTGCATCAGCGGATCTTCCGAAACTCTTTCAATCCTTTGTACAGATCGATAGTAACTTTAACCGTCAATATAATGGTACAGGTTTAGGCTTAGCACTCGTAAAACGCATCGTTGAGTTACATCATGGTCGAGTGAAAGTAGAAAGTACGGTCGATCAGGGTAGCAAATTTACGATAATCCTGCCCTATCAACCATCCGCTGAAGCAACTCATCAAGCTCCGTTAAAAATTGCAACTATCGAACCTTTTCTCCAATCTTCCTCCTCAAATAAGAGAGATTTTAAAGCAAAATCTTTAGTTCTATTGGCGGAAGATAACCAAGCCAATATTGAAACTTTTTCCAATTATTTAATGAGTTGTGGATATCAGATCGTAGTTGCAACTGATGGGTTAGAAGCAGTCTCTTTGTCGGTTTCTGAAAAACCAAATCTGATTTTGATGGATATTCAAATACCAAAGTTAGATGGTTTAGAAGCTATTCGTCAGATTCGGAGCCATTCTGACCTTAACAACACCCCTATCATTGCTTTAACCGCCTTAGCAATGCCAGGCGATCGCGAACGATGCATAGCAGTAGGGGCAAATGATTATTTGACAAAACCAGTTCGCCTAAGATATCTAGCCAGCAGAATTTCAGAGTTACTTCAAAAATAA
- a CDS encoding response regulator, protein MATKRVLIIDDEADVRAVVRGCLEDIAGWGVVTAESGKEGLVKVITESPDAIMLDIMMPGMDGLAFLSALRNYAKEADLPVVLLTAKINLTASDELTNLNVKGVITKPFDPFQLVEQFAHLLGWEV, encoded by the coding sequence ATGGCAACGAAACGAGTTTTGATTATTGACGATGAAGCTGATGTTCGTGCTGTTGTACGCGGATGTTTAGAAGATATTGCTGGATGGGGGGTTGTGACAGCAGAATCTGGCAAGGAAGGATTGGTGAAAGTCATTACCGAGTCACCCGATGCAATTATGTTGGACATTATGATGCCAGGGATGGATGGATTAGCATTTCTATCAGCCCTACGAAATTACGCCAAAGAAGCAGACCTTCCTGTCGTCCTCCTCACAGCAAAGATTAATTTAACCGCATCCGATGAGTTGACAAACTTGAATGTGAAAGGCGTGATTACAAAACCATTTGATCCATTTCAATTGGTTGAGCAGTTTGCTCATCTCCTTGGTTGGGAGGTGTAG